The following proteins come from a genomic window of Dermacentor albipictus isolate Rhodes 1998 colony chromosome 8, USDA_Dalb.pri_finalv2, whole genome shotgun sequence:
- the LOC135917148 gene encoding uncharacterized protein gives MIERLIRICVALLFACGTCIASTEMDESPECKRVTRAVDACSEKFKGRLPRELLTKDASESLRRRLLLCVEEYTPANEFLEPCTSEVGMTIAAHCIRAKMFEMASIKHKYGILVLVDEFVECMARELRQPLAILRSAAEGAR, from the exons ATGATCGAGAGACTGATACGCATATGCGTGGCACTTCTTTTTGCGTGCGGAACGTGCATCGCATCCACTGAGATGGACGAGTCACCAGAGTGCAAACGAG TGACGAGAGCTGTCGATGCCTGCTCCGAGAAGTTCAAAGGACGCCTACCCAGAGAGCTTTTAACAAAG GACGCAAGCGAATCATTAAGGAGAAGGCTTTTACTCTGCGTCGAAGAATACACCCCTGCCAACGAGTTTCTAGAACCATGCACCAGCGAAGTTGGG ATGACGATCGCAGCGCATTGCATTAGGGCGAAAATGTTCGAGATGGCG TCTATAAAGCACAAGTACGGAATACTGGTGCTCGTCGACGAATTCGTG GAGTGCATGGCTCGAGAACTGCGCCAACCACTGGCGATCTTGCGAAGTGCTGCTGAAGGCGCGAGGTGA